One Clupea harengus chromosome 3, Ch_v2.0.2, whole genome shotgun sequence DNA window includes the following coding sequences:
- the LOC116219964 gene encoding potassium/sodium hyperpolarization-activated cyclic nucleotide-gated channel 2-like isoform X1 — protein sequence MILATFGNVVVIPLSVSFFTEEVFYNPAWISLNVAVDFLFIVDLCLNFRIGFLSHENGIVVLETEKIKNKYIKTWFIPDLVAVMPVDYVILITEVLEVHTSTTGIAGARVVKLIKLTRLFSLLRLLRFSRLLRYAHNWEEFHGLDVGAIATLLQFLHVIVVIVLMCHWSACFHFMVASIQDFPENSWVTREGLQNRSMIRQYTTCMFRSLCHMTTLNYGSRGVPKGITDLWVDIISMMVGTVMYTLVLARITALVTHSRVSENVYKSKCDELCQYMRLYRIPGALRERAICHLASRYQGKWFDEKAILMELNEPLRREIISYNCSNLIKKHPVFKDANPLYLLELLDKLEFECYQPGELIIGRGTMGDCMYFIDKGDVEVDSRGYTQILSDGSFFGELCVMTDITRRQADVRALTSCRLYSLSISNYEHVSKLFPKAMHGMETQAQQLLQDLKTIIE from the exons ATGATTCTGGCAACTTTTGGGAATGTGGTTGTTATTCCTTTGAGTGTAAGCTTTTTCACTGAGGAGGTTTTCTACAATCCTGCATGGATTTCATTAAATGTAGCTGTGGACTTTTTGTTCATCGTGGATCTATGCCTAAATTTCCGCATTGGGTTTTTGAGTCATGAAAATGGA ATTGTTGTTTTGGAAACTgagaaaataaagaataaatatattaaaacaTGGTTCATCCCAGACTTAGTAGCTGTGATGCCAGTTGACTATGTCATTCTAATTACTGAG GTTTTGGAAGTCCACACCAGTACAACTGGAATTGCAGGTGCAAGAGTGGTAAAACTGATTAAACTCACCCGATTATTCAGCTTGTTACGCCTACTGAGATTTTCCAGGCTGCTGCGATATGCTCACAACTGGGAAGAG TTTCATGGCTTGGATGTTGGAGCCATTGCTACTCTCCTTCAGTTTCTTCATGTGATTGTAGTCATTGTTCTGATGTGCCACTGGAGTGCTTGCTTCCACTTCATGGTGGCTTCAATCCAAGACTTCCCAGAGAATAGCTGGGTCACTCGGGAAGGCCTTCAG aacAGAAGTATGATTAGGCAATACACAACATGCATGTTTCGTTCACTTTGCCACATGACGACCCTTAACTATGGATCTCGTGGAGTTCCCAAGG GTATCACAGATCTGTGGGTGGATATAATCAGCATGATGGTGGGAACGGTTATGTATACCCTGGTCCTGGCCCGCATAACAGCCCTGGTAACTCACTCCAGGGTCAGTGAGAATGTCTACAAGAGCAAG TGCGATGAGTTGTGCCAGTACATGCGTCTGTATCGCATACCAGGTGCCCTGCGCGAGAGAGCCATTTGCCATTTGGCTAGCCGATACCAGGGAAAGTGGTTTGATGAGAAGGCTATTCTGATGGAGCTCAATGAACCTCTAAGACGG GAAATCATAAGCTACAATTGCTCCAATCTCATCAAAAAACACCCAGTCTTCAAAGATGCCAATCCTCTCTACCTGTTAGAGCTGCTGGACAAGTTGGAGTTTGAATGCTATCAACCCGGGGAACTCATCATTGGGAGAGGGACCATGGGTGACTGCATGTATTTCATTGACAAGGGCGATGTTGAAGTGGACTCTCGTGGTTACACCCAAATACTGTCAGATGGGTCTTTCTTTGGAG agctgtgtgtgatgacagacaTAACCAGACGCCAAGCTGACGTGAGAGCATTGACCTCCTGCCGCCTGTACAGCCTCAGTATTAGTAACTACGAGCACGTCTCGAAGCTCTTCCCTAAAGCCATGCATGGGATGGAAACACAGGCACAGCAGCTATTGCAAGATCTTAAAACAATTATTGAATAG
- the LOC116219964 gene encoding potassium/sodium hyperpolarization-activated cyclic nucleotide-gated channel 2-like isoform X2, whose amino-acid sequence MCHWSACFHFMVASIQDFPENSWVTREGLQNRSMIRQYTTCMFRSLCHMTTLNYGSRGVPKGITDLWVDIISMMVGTVMYTLVLARITALVTHSRVSENVYKSKCDELCQYMRLYRIPGALRERAICHLASRYQGKWFDEKAILMELNEPLRREIISYNCSNLIKKHPVFKDANPLYLLELLDKLEFECYQPGELIIGRGTMGDCMYFIDKGDVEVDSRGYTQILSDGSFFGELCVMTDITRRQADVRALTSCRLYSLSISNYEHVSKLFPKAMHGMETQAQQLLQDLKTIIE is encoded by the exons ATGTGCCACTGGAGTGCTTGCTTCCACTTCATGGTGGCTTCAATCCAAGACTTCCCAGAGAATAGCTGGGTCACTCGGGAAGGCCTTCAG aacAGAAGTATGATTAGGCAATACACAACATGCATGTTTCGTTCACTTTGCCACATGACGACCCTTAACTATGGATCTCGTGGAGTTCCCAAGG GTATCACAGATCTGTGGGTGGATATAATCAGCATGATGGTGGGAACGGTTATGTATACCCTGGTCCTGGCCCGCATAACAGCCCTGGTAACTCACTCCAGGGTCAGTGAGAATGTCTACAAGAGCAAG TGCGATGAGTTGTGCCAGTACATGCGTCTGTATCGCATACCAGGTGCCCTGCGCGAGAGAGCCATTTGCCATTTGGCTAGCCGATACCAGGGAAAGTGGTTTGATGAGAAGGCTATTCTGATGGAGCTCAATGAACCTCTAAGACGG GAAATCATAAGCTACAATTGCTCCAATCTCATCAAAAAACACCCAGTCTTCAAAGATGCCAATCCTCTCTACCTGTTAGAGCTGCTGGACAAGTTGGAGTTTGAATGCTATCAACCCGGGGAACTCATCATTGGGAGAGGGACCATGGGTGACTGCATGTATTTCATTGACAAGGGCGATGTTGAAGTGGACTCTCGTGGTTACACCCAAATACTGTCAGATGGGTCTTTCTTTGGAG agctgtgtgtgatgacagacaTAACCAGACGCCAAGCTGACGTGAGAGCATTGACCTCCTGCCGCCTGTACAGCCTCAGTATTAGTAACTACGAGCACGTCTCGAAGCTCTTCCCTAAAGCCATGCATGGGATGGAAACACAGGCACAGCAGCTATTGCAAGATCTTAAAACAATTATTGAATAG